A region from the Microbacterium lacus genome encodes:
- a CDS encoding carbohydrate kinase family protein, translating into MGDRPRLLVVGDVIDDTIVIPSGPIRADTDTVSTIRQVPGGSAANTAAWLAALGADVSFVGAVHRADVDRHRAALPGVDARLQPSDTPTGAIIVLVQGSERAMLTDRGANADLDFDAIPDGLIGDHVHLTGHAMAASDGSAFARFIGRAKDAGATVSVSPGSVAYIDALGPDRFAAVIAGADVLIASAAEAEALAFAPPSATLVLTQGADGVIVDGAHVPAVTAPAAVDPTGAGDAFCAGFLARWSVDRDAVAAAREGAAVAARAVGMIGARPAQPK; encoded by the coding sequence GTGGGTGACCGACCGCGTCTGCTCGTCGTCGGGGATGTGATCGACGACACGATCGTGATCCCCTCGGGTCCCATCCGCGCCGACACCGACACCGTCAGCACGATCCGGCAGGTGCCGGGCGGATCGGCCGCGAACACGGCGGCCTGGCTGGCGGCGCTCGGTGCGGACGTGTCGTTCGTCGGCGCCGTCCACCGGGCCGATGTGGACCGTCACCGGGCGGCCCTGCCCGGGGTCGACGCCCGGTTGCAGCCCTCCGACACGCCGACCGGGGCGATCATCGTGCTCGTCCAGGGATCCGAACGCGCGATGCTCACCGACCGCGGGGCCAATGCCGATCTCGACTTCGACGCGATCCCCGACGGCCTGATCGGCGATCACGTGCACCTGACGGGACACGCCATGGCGGCATCGGACGGCAGCGCGTTCGCGCGCTTCATCGGCCGCGCGAAGGATGCCGGCGCGACGGTGTCGGTGAGCCCCGGATCGGTCGCCTACATCGACGCGCTCGGCCCGGACCGATTCGCCGCGGTGATCGCCGGAGCCGACGTGCTCATCGCGAGCGCCGCCGAAGCCGAAGCTCTGGCGTTCGCGCCGCCGTCGGCGACCCTCGTGCTGACGCAGGGGGCGGACGGAGTGATCGTCGACGGCGCGCATGTCCCCGCGGTCACCGCCCCGGCCGCGGTGGACCCGACCGGCGCGGGCGACGCGTTCTGCGCGGGGTTCCTCGCGCGGTGGAGCGTGGACCGGGATGCGGTGGCCGCCGCGCGCGAGGGCGCCGCGGTCGCTGCCCGGGCGGTCGGGATGATCGGAGCGCGGCCCGCTCAGCCGAAGTAG
- a CDS encoding flavodoxin family protein: MRVLVVYESQWGNTERIAKTVADELGRTMSVQVVEAESAPSDVADADLVVVGGPTHGFSMTRPSTREAAVAQHGAPRAPERGIREWIAALPHLDRPVVAATFDTRVDAPRLPGSAAKAARHELRTLGFDVGIKAKTFRVHGYEGPLIDGELGRAVEWARSLVAALPSR, translated from the coding sequence ATGAGAGTGCTGGTGGTGTACGAATCGCAGTGGGGCAACACGGAGCGGATCGCGAAGACGGTGGCCGATGAGCTCGGCCGGACGATGTCGGTGCAAGTGGTGGAGGCGGAGTCCGCACCCTCCGATGTGGCGGATGCCGACCTCGTGGTCGTCGGAGGTCCCACGCACGGCTTCTCGATGACGAGGCCCTCCACGCGGGAGGCCGCGGTCGCGCAGCACGGGGCTCCGCGGGCGCCGGAGCGTGGCATCCGCGAGTGGATCGCCGCGCTGCCGCACCTGGATCGGCCAGTGGTGGCCGCGACGTTCGACACGCGGGTGGACGCGCCGCGCCTGCCGGGGTCGGCCGCGAAAGCCGCGCGGCACGAACTGCGCACGCTCGGCTTCGACGTGGGCATCAAGGCCAAGACGTTCCGGGTGCACGGATACGAGGGGCCGCTCATCGACGGCGAGCTCGGCCGCGCCGTCGAGTGGGCGCGTTCGCTCGTCGCTGCTCTCCCGAGCCGCTGA
- a CDS encoding MarR family winged helix-turn-helix transcriptional regulator — MEEQGPDEVDVLIDAWARRLPDVDVTPLEVMSRLRRVSIRLGRIRAGAFATAGLASWEFDVLAALRRADEPHELSPAQLIQRTMIGSAAMTNRLTHLVDRGYVERQANPRDGRGVLVRITEEGIVRVDAAMTELIRREARALAVLKDDEIDALARMLRPLMG, encoded by the coding sequence GTGGAGGAACAGGGCCCGGACGAGGTGGATGTGCTCATCGATGCGTGGGCGCGGCGGCTCCCCGACGTCGATGTGACCCCCCTCGAGGTGATGTCGCGACTGCGGCGCGTCTCGATCCGGCTCGGGCGCATCCGCGCGGGCGCGTTCGCGACCGCGGGCCTGGCGTCGTGGGAGTTCGACGTGCTGGCGGCGCTCCGCCGGGCCGACGAGCCGCACGAGTTGAGCCCCGCGCAGCTGATCCAGCGCACGATGATCGGCAGTGCGGCGATGACGAACCGCCTGACGCACCTGGTCGACCGCGGTTACGTCGAGCGACAGGCGAACCCGCGTGACGGCCGCGGCGTGCTCGTGCGGATCACGGAGGAGGGCATCGTCCGGGTGGATGCCGCGATGACCGAGCTGATCCGCCGTGAAGCCCGCGCGCTCGCCGTGCTGAAGGACGACGAGATCGACGCCCTCGCCCGGATGCTCCGCCCGCTGATGGGCTAG
- a CDS encoding 2'-5' RNA ligase family protein, with protein sequence MADVVSIELVLDDATDARVQADWRALADAGMSSLGAHTSPSNRPHLTLLARPTLDVPRAAFALAAATLPVSVTLAEPVVFAHGDRGVLAWRVEPSDELRALHTAVHTAAGSGEDLPHTAAADWTPHVSLARRLRLDALPDALALIGPPIAGTGTTLRRWDAASATITVLR encoded by the coding sequence ATGGCCGACGTGGTGAGCATCGAGCTCGTGCTCGATGACGCGACCGACGCGCGCGTCCAGGCCGATTGGCGGGCGCTCGCGGATGCCGGCATGTCGAGCCTCGGAGCGCACACGTCCCCGAGCAATCGCCCGCACCTCACGCTGCTCGCCCGGCCGACCCTCGACGTCCCCCGCGCCGCCTTCGCGCTCGCGGCGGCGACGCTCCCGGTCTCGGTCACGCTCGCCGAACCCGTCGTCTTCGCCCACGGCGACCGCGGCGTGCTGGCCTGGCGCGTCGAGCCGAGCGACGAACTCCGCGCCCTGCACACGGCGGTGCACACCGCCGCGGGATCCGGAGAGGACCTGCCGCACACCGCGGCGGCGGACTGGACACCGCACGTGAGTCTGGCGCGCCGGCTCCGACTGGACGCCCTCCCGGACGCCCTCGCGCTGATCGGGCCGCCGATCGCCGGGACCGGCACCACGCTGCGGCGGTGGGATGCGGCATCCGCCACGATCACCGTGCTGCGCTGA
- a CDS encoding squalene cyclase — MVTDARTLDWLLDSDPALRWQVERDLAGADPAVWEATRARVASEGFGARLLAEQGADGQWAGGAFFPAGFFDSPEAQEPGQPWVATTWVLKDLREWGVDASELAGSAEKLAANSRWEYDDLPYWGGEVDVCINSYTLAAGAWLGADVSQLAAWFPAHRLEDGGWNCEAEEGDSVRSSFHSTLNAVRGMLAYEKLTGDTGLRESRHGGEEYLLSRRLMFRASTGESVGEFVHRFVSPNRHRYSALAALDHFREVSLHEGTPPDARLAEAIEVVRAARTPDGRWLQTTPLAGRTWFDVDVPEGEPSRWLTLQATRVLEWWDAAT, encoded by the coding sequence ATGGTGACTGACGCGCGCACACTCGACTGGCTCCTCGACTCCGACCCCGCCCTCCGCTGGCAGGTCGAGCGCGATCTCGCCGGGGCCGACCCCGCGGTCTGGGAGGCGACGCGAGCGCGCGTCGCGTCGGAGGGGTTCGGCGCCCGACTGCTGGCCGAACAGGGCGCCGACGGGCAGTGGGCGGGCGGCGCGTTCTTCCCCGCGGGCTTCTTCGACAGTCCGGAGGCTCAAGAACCCGGGCAGCCGTGGGTCGCGACGACCTGGGTCCTCAAGGACCTGCGCGAGTGGGGGGTGGACGCGTCGGAGCTCGCCGGCTCCGCCGAGAAGCTCGCCGCGAACTCGCGGTGGGAGTACGACGACCTGCCGTACTGGGGTGGCGAGGTGGACGTGTGCATCAACTCGTACACGCTGGCGGCCGGCGCGTGGCTCGGGGCCGACGTGTCGCAGCTCGCCGCGTGGTTCCCCGCGCACCGACTCGAAGACGGGGGCTGGAACTGCGAGGCCGAAGAGGGCGACTCGGTGCGCTCGTCGTTCCACTCGACCCTCAACGCGGTGCGCGGAATGCTCGCCTACGAGAAGCTCACCGGCGACACGGGTCTGCGCGAATCCCGCCACGGCGGTGAGGAGTACCTGCTCTCGCGGCGGCTGATGTTCCGGGCGAGCACCGGGGAGTCCGTGGGCGAGTTCGTGCATCGCTTCGTGTCCCCGAACCGGCACCGGTACAGCGCGCTCGCGGCGCTCGATCACTTCCGCGAGGTGTCTCTCCACGAGGGCACACCACCCGACGCGCGGCTCGCGGAGGCGATCGAGGTCGTCCGCGCCGCCCGCACGCCCGACGGGCGATGGCTGCAGACGACCCCGCTCGCCGGACGCACCTGGTTCGACGTGGATGTGCCCGAGGGGGAGCCGTCGCGATGGCTCACGCTGCAGGCGACGCGGGTCCTCGAATGGTGGGATGCCGCGACCTGA
- a CDS encoding ABC transporter permease → MSAHFAADTATLTGRSLRHILRSPDTIITTAVTPVAIMLLFVFVFGGAIDTGAASYIDYMLPGILLITIASGIAYTAYRLFMDLQGGIFERFQSMPIARSSALWAHVLTSLVANLVSLAVVIGVGFAVGFRTGAGPLAWLAAIGILILFTLAITWLAVIAGLSAKTVDGASAFSYPLIFLPFLSSAFVPTASMPGPVAWFAENQPVTPIVNTLRALFAGQPVGSEIWVALAWCVGILIAAYLIAMAVYRRRLR, encoded by the coding sequence ATGAGCGCCCACTTCGCCGCCGACACGGCGACCCTCACCGGGCGGTCGCTCCGCCACATCCTGCGCAGCCCTGACACGATCATCACGACCGCGGTCACGCCCGTCGCGATCATGCTCTTGTTCGTCTTCGTCTTCGGAGGGGCGATCGACACCGGCGCCGCGTCCTATATCGACTACATGCTGCCCGGCATCCTGCTCATCACGATCGCGTCCGGCATCGCCTACACCGCCTACCGCCTTTTCATGGATCTGCAGGGCGGCATCTTCGAGCGCTTCCAGTCGATGCCCATCGCGCGCTCGAGCGCGCTGTGGGCGCACGTGCTCACCTCGCTCGTCGCGAACCTCGTCTCGCTCGCGGTCGTCATCGGCGTGGGCTTCGCGGTCGGCTTCCGCACCGGGGCCGGTCCTCTCGCGTGGCTCGCCGCGATCGGCATCCTGATCCTGTTCACGCTGGCCATCACCTGGCTCGCGGTGATCGCGGGGCTCTCCGCGAAGACGGTCGACGGGGCGAGCGCGTTCTCGTACCCGCTGATCTTCCTGCCGTTCCTGAGCTCGGCGTTCGTGCCCACCGCGTCGATGCCCGGACCGGTGGCGTGGTTCGCCGAGAACCAGCCGGTCACCCCGATCGTCAACACGCTGCGCGCGCTGTTCGCCGGGCAGCCGGTCGGGAGCGAGATCTGGGTGGCACTGGCCTGGTGCGTCGGCATCCTGATCGCCGCGTACCTCATCGCGATGGCGGTGTACCGCCGGCGGCTGCGCTGA
- a CDS encoding ABC transporter ATP-binding protein, with amino-acid sequence MADAAIRVHGLQKSFADVAVLRSVDFEVARGSVFALLGSNGAGKTTIIRILATLLGADAGVIEVDGIDVAEQPARVREAISLTGQFAAVDEMLTGRENLVLVGRLRHVGSPGAVADDLVERFALTDAAHRRAGTYSGGMRRRLDIAMSLIGDPPVIFLDEPTTGLDPQARIEVWQTVRRLADAGTTVLLTTQYLDEAEHLADRIAILHEGRIIVDGTLAELTALLPPPQVEYVRKQPTLEEIFLAIVGDQAGVSEPGEIPASSDANQARGADSSPRFHHESEEGR; translated from the coding sequence ATCGCGGATGCCGCCATCCGGGTCCACGGACTGCAGAAGTCCTTTGCAGATGTGGCGGTCCTGCGGAGTGTGGACTTCGAGGTCGCGCGGGGCAGCGTGTTCGCCCTGCTCGGATCGAACGGCGCCGGCAAGACGACCATCATCCGCATCCTCGCGACGCTGCTGGGGGCGGATGCCGGAGTGATCGAGGTGGACGGCATCGACGTGGCGGAGCAGCCCGCCCGCGTTCGCGAGGCGATCAGCCTGACCGGCCAGTTCGCCGCTGTCGACGAGATGCTCACCGGACGCGAGAACCTCGTCCTCGTGGGACGTCTCCGGCACGTCGGCTCGCCGGGCGCGGTCGCCGACGATCTGGTGGAGCGCTTCGCGCTGACGGATGCCGCGCACCGGCGCGCCGGCACGTACTCCGGCGGCATGCGCCGCCGCCTCGACATCGCGATGAGCTTGATCGGCGATCCTCCGGTGATCTTCCTGGACGAGCCGACGACGGGCCTGGATCCGCAGGCGCGGATCGAGGTGTGGCAGACCGTTCGCCGGCTGGCGGACGCGGGGACCACGGTGCTGCTGACGACGCAGTATCTCGACGAGGCCGAGCACCTGGCCGACCGCATCGCGATCCTCCACGAGGGGCGCATCATCGTCGACGGCACGCTCGCCGAACTGACCGCCCTCCTGCCGCCACCGCAGGTCGAGTATGTCCGGAAGCAGCCGACGCTCGAGGAGATCTTCCTCGCGATCGTCGGTGACCAGGCAGGGGTGTCAGAGCCCGGGGAGATTCCGGCCTCCAGCGACGCCAACCAGGCCCGAGGTGCTGATTCATCCCCGCGCTTTCACCACGAGTCGGAGGAAGGGCGATGA
- a CDS encoding DUF1048 domain-containing protein produces the protein MAAKWFEVITGSLDDKKEWRRYRARVKALPEPYQTAAASFERYFMYNGGIVDGDPAVMMTMLHDFADLWERAAADQTPVTAIVGEDPVEFADAFAAAYTGKRWIDKERARLTETIRRIEAEEEP, from the coding sequence ATGGCTGCCAAGTGGTTCGAGGTGATCACCGGATCGCTCGATGACAAGAAGGAATGGCGGCGGTACCGAGCGCGTGTGAAGGCGCTTCCCGAGCCGTACCAGACGGCGGCCGCGTCGTTCGAGCGCTACTTCATGTACAACGGCGGCATCGTGGACGGCGACCCGGCCGTCATGATGACGATGCTGCACGACTTCGCCGATCTGTGGGAGCGGGCGGCCGCCGATCAGACGCCGGTCACCGCGATCGTCGGCGAGGATCCGGTGGAGTTCGCCGACGCCTTCGCGGCCGCGTACACCGGCAAGCGGTGGATCGACAAGGAGCGGGCGCGCCTGACCGAGACCATCCGGCGGATCGAAGCGGAGGAAGAGCCGTGA
- a CDS encoding PadR family transcriptional regulator: MASQMTEMLKGTLEGIVLAVLADRPAYGYEITARLRDEGFTDLVEGTVYALLIRIEQRGFVDVEKVPSEKGPPRKVYSLNANGRAQLTEFWKTWSFLQTRIDRLRDREV; encoded by the coding sequence ATGGCCAGTCAGATGACCGAGATGCTCAAGGGCACGCTCGAAGGCATCGTGCTCGCGGTGCTCGCCGATCGGCCCGCATACGGCTACGAGATCACGGCGCGACTCCGCGACGAGGGCTTCACCGACCTCGTCGAGGGGACGGTCTACGCCCTGCTGATCCGCATCGAGCAGCGCGGGTTCGTCGACGTCGAGAAAGTCCCCTCCGAGAAGGGACCGCCCCGAAAGGTCTACTCGCTGAACGCGAACGGACGCGCTCAGCTCACCGAGTTCTGGAAGACATGGAGCTTCCTCCAGACCCGTATCGACCGGCTCCGCGACAGAGAGGTGTGA
- a CDS encoding flavin reductase family protein — protein sequence MTGSAASRPHDPDHAPARSLGASATADEFKALFRGHPGGIAVITAFGEHGPVALTASSVSSVSADPPLLIFSVSAISSATPAIAAAESIVVHLLDADDIDVARLGAQSGVDRFADATAWTRLATGEPVFHGVRAWARCAIVSRMDAGSSTVIAAQALQINIERDVEPGHHGNALVYHNRQWHRLGEHSRLD from the coding sequence ATGACCGGTTCCGCGGCCAGCCGCCCCCACGATCCCGACCACGCTCCCGCACGGAGCCTGGGCGCGTCGGCCACGGCCGACGAGTTCAAGGCCCTCTTCCGCGGTCACCCGGGCGGCATCGCCGTGATCACCGCGTTCGGCGAGCACGGGCCGGTGGCGCTCACCGCGTCCTCCGTGTCGTCGGTGAGCGCGGACCCGCCTCTGCTCATCTTCTCGGTGTCGGCGATCTCGTCGGCGACGCCCGCGATCGCCGCGGCGGAGTCGATCGTCGTTCACCTGCTCGACGCGGACGACATCGACGTCGCGCGGCTCGGCGCGCAGAGCGGGGTCGACCGCTTCGCCGATGCGACCGCCTGGACGCGGCTGGCCACCGGCGAGCCGGTCTTCCACGGCGTGCGGGCGTGGGCGCGCTGCGCGATCGTGAGCCGGATGGATGCCGGGAGCTCCACCGTCATCGCCGCTCAGGCCCTGCAGATCAACATCGAGCGCGACGTCGAGCCCGGGCATCACGGCAACGCCCTGGTGTACCACAACCGCCAGTGGCACCGCCTGGGCGAGCACTCCCGCCTGGACTGA
- the pdxH gene encoding pyridoxamine 5'-phosphate oxidase gives MTDPALHRHTDYGAESLDESDVGSDPIEQFESWLLEAADRGVYEPNAMVVGTIGEDGTPSSRTVLLRAVDAEGFVFYTDRSSRKGRALAAHPVATLLFPWYTLHRQVIVTGEVSRVDDAESDAYWATRPHGSRLAGTASAQSQPISSRTELEARVAALEEQYPEGADVPRPERWGGYRVRPSRVEFWQGRSSRLHDRIVFTRRQDGWDVERLQP, from the coding sequence GTGACCGATCCCGCCCTGCACCGCCACACCGACTACGGCGCCGAGAGCCTCGATGAGAGCGACGTCGGATCCGACCCGATCGAGCAGTTCGAGTCGTGGCTCCTCGAGGCCGCGGACCGCGGCGTCTACGAGCCGAACGCGATGGTCGTCGGCACGATCGGCGAAGACGGCACTCCCTCCAGCCGCACCGTGCTGCTGCGGGCGGTGGATGCCGAGGGCTTCGTCTTCTACACCGACCGGTCCTCGCGCAAGGGCCGTGCCCTCGCGGCGCACCCGGTCGCGACCCTGCTCTTCCCCTGGTACACGCTGCACCGCCAGGTGATCGTCACGGGCGAGGTCTCGCGCGTGGACGATGCCGAATCCGACGCCTACTGGGCGACGCGCCCGCACGGGTCGCGCCTCGCGGGGACGGCGAGCGCGCAGTCGCAGCCGATCTCCTCGCGCACGGAGCTCGAGGCGCGCGTAGCCGCGCTGGAGGAGCAGTATCCGGAGGGTGCTGACGTCCCCCGCCCCGAGCGGTGGGGCGGCTACCGGGTGCGCCCGTCGCGCGTGGAGTTCTGGCAAGGCCGCAGCTCGCGCCTGCACGACCGGATCGTCTTCACCCGGCGTCAGGACGGCTGGGACGTGGAGCGGCTCCAGCCCTGA
- a CDS encoding phage baseplate assembly protein V has product MAIQRAIVVSTTDPEGGDRVQVRLGTGVDVWAARVFPLAAFGAHDPAEGAEVWVDFEGDEPARPVILGLTGRPARRDALARDLEALGDAWDRGHFAGTADADGGETANPYR; this is encoded by the coding sequence ATGGCGATCCAGCGCGCAATTGTGGTGTCGACGACGGACCCGGAGGGCGGCGACCGGGTTCAGGTGCGGCTCGGCACGGGTGTCGACGTGTGGGCGGCGCGGGTGTTCCCTCTCGCGGCGTTCGGCGCGCACGACCCTGCGGAGGGGGCGGAGGTGTGGGTCGACTTCGAGGGCGATGAGCCCGCGCGCCCGGTGATCCTCGGTCTCACCGGTCGTCCGGCCCGCCGCGACGCGCTCGCGCGCGACCTCGAGGCGCTCGGCGACGCGTGGGATCGAGGGCATTTCGCCGGGACCGCGGATGCCGACGGCGGCGAGACCGCGAACCCGTATCGGTGA
- a CDS encoding SDR family oxidoreductase produces the protein MSEFDGAIVVVTGGASGIGEAVAALLAERGARVAVLDRDVAGVRHFAVEADVTDARQVGIAVDAVAAHFGGLDIVINNAGIGAAGDVSANDDDEWHRVLDVNVVGIARVTRAALPHLRRSARAAVVNTSSVVATVGVPNRALYSASKGAVSALTLAMAADHVREGIRVNAVTPGTADTPWVGRLLDAADDREAAASALRARQPMGRLVSAAEVAHAIVYLASPLSSSTTGTLLAVDGGMAGLRLP, from the coding sequence ATGAGTGAATTCGACGGGGCGATCGTGGTCGTCACGGGCGGTGCGAGCGGCATCGGGGAGGCCGTCGCGGCGCTGCTCGCCGAGCGCGGCGCGCGCGTCGCGGTGCTGGACCGCGACGTCGCCGGCGTGCGCCACTTCGCGGTCGAGGCGGACGTGACCGACGCGCGGCAGGTCGGTATCGCGGTGGACGCGGTCGCCGCGCACTTCGGGGGCCTGGACATCGTGATCAACAATGCGGGCATCGGCGCGGCCGGCGACGTGTCGGCGAACGACGACGACGAGTGGCACCGGGTGCTCGATGTCAACGTCGTCGGGATCGCGCGTGTGACCCGCGCGGCGCTGCCGCATCTGCGACGCTCCGCTCGCGCGGCGGTCGTCAACACCTCGTCGGTTGTCGCGACCGTCGGCGTGCCCAACCGGGCGCTGTACTCCGCGAGCAAGGGTGCGGTGTCGGCGCTGACGCTGGCGATGGCCGCTGATCACGTCCGCGAGGGCATCCGGGTGAACGCGGTCACTCCGGGCACGGCGGACACTCCCTGGGTGGGGCGGCTGCTGGACGCCGCGGATGATCGCGAGGCGGCGGCATCCGCTCTGCGTGCGCGTCAGCCCATGGGGCGGTTGGTGAGCGCGGCGGAGGTCGCGCACGCGATCGTGTACCTCGCTTCGCCGCTGTCGTCCTCGACGACCGGCACACTGCTCGCAGTGGACGGCGGGATGGCCGGCCTGCGGTTGCCCTAG
- a CDS encoding IlvD/Edd family dehydratase, producing the protein MSRLRSAEWYEGDDRNAYIHRAWMRRGNPEDALDGTKPQIAIANTASDLTPCNMHLNEVAESVKHGVWAAGGVPYNLPVVSLGETQVKPTAMLWRNMAAMAMEEMFRANPVDGLVLLGGCDKTIPALLMAAASVDIPAVVVPGGPMMTGYFRGQALGCGTDVWRLSEEARAGEITGAQFLASEQSMIRGKGHCNTMGTASTMAVVAEALGMTIPGFAGTPAADARLLALSHETGKLIVDMVAAERTPSRIMTREAFLNAIVAVAAVGGSTNSVVHLLAIAGRLGVDLTLDDFDATGAGVPVMANLQPSGAYLMDDLYRAGGVLGVLAQVRDLLRADPITVTGRPLVDYLDDRPVYDADVIRPREEPLMADAGIAVLRGNLAPRGALVKPAAATPELLQHTGPAVVFDSIEDMRARIDDPALDVTADSVLVLRGCGPKGYPGMPEVGNMPLPQKLLAQGVRDMVRISDARMSGTAYGTVILHVAPEAAAGGPLAVIRTGDLVTVDVENRMLNVAVSDEELAERRASASTEAAYAAPVRGWARLYVDHVMQADTGADLDFLVGSSGPDVARESH; encoded by the coding sequence ATGAGCCGCCTCCGCAGTGCCGAGTGGTACGAGGGAGACGACCGCAACGCCTACATCCACCGCGCGTGGATGCGGCGCGGGAACCCCGAAGACGCGCTCGACGGCACGAAGCCGCAGATCGCGATCGCGAACACCGCGTCCGATCTCACGCCGTGCAACATGCACCTGAACGAGGTCGCTGAGAGCGTGAAGCACGGGGTGTGGGCCGCCGGCGGCGTGCCGTATAACCTGCCCGTCGTCTCGCTCGGCGAGACGCAGGTCAAGCCCACCGCGATGCTCTGGCGCAACATGGCGGCGATGGCGATGGAGGAGATGTTCCGCGCCAATCCGGTCGACGGGCTCGTGCTGCTCGGCGGCTGCGACAAGACGATTCCCGCACTGCTGATGGCGGCGGCATCCGTCGACATCCCCGCCGTCGTCGTCCCGGGCGGACCGATGATGACCGGGTACTTCCGCGGGCAGGCGCTCGGCTGCGGCACGGACGTGTGGCGACTGAGCGAAGAAGCCCGGGCGGGCGAGATCACCGGCGCGCAGTTCCTCGCGTCCGAGCAGTCCATGATCCGCGGCAAGGGACACTGCAACACGATGGGAACGGCATCCACCATGGCCGTCGTCGCCGAAGCGCTCGGCATGACGATCCCCGGGTTCGCCGGCACCCCCGCCGCCGACGCGCGGCTGCTCGCCCTCTCGCACGAGACCGGGAAGCTCATCGTCGACATGGTCGCCGCCGAGCGCACCCCGAGCCGGATCATGACGCGGGAGGCGTTCCTCAACGCGATCGTCGCGGTCGCCGCGGTCGGCGGGTCGACGAACTCGGTCGTGCACCTCCTCGCGATCGCGGGACGGCTCGGGGTCGACCTCACCCTCGACGACTTCGACGCGACGGGCGCGGGAGTGCCGGTCATGGCGAACCTGCAGCCGAGCGGCGCGTACCTGATGGACGACCTCTATCGCGCCGGGGGAGTGCTCGGCGTGCTCGCGCAGGTGCGCGACCTGCTGCGAGCCGATCCGATCACGGTCACCGGCCGCCCGCTCGTGGACTACCTCGACGACCGGCCGGTGTACGACGCGGACGTCATCCGTCCGCGGGAGGAGCCCCTCATGGCGGATGCCGGCATCGCGGTGCTGCGCGGCAACCTCGCTCCGCGTGGCGCCCTCGTCAAGCCCGCCGCTGCGACGCCTGAGCTGCTGCAGCACACCGGACCGGCCGTCGTCTTCGACTCGATCGAGGACATGCGTGCGCGCATCGACGACCCCGCCCTCGACGTCACCGCCGACTCCGTGCTCGTCCTCCGCGGCTGCGGGCCGAAGGGCTACCCGGGCATGCCGGAGGTCGGCAACATGCCCCTGCCGCAGAAGCTCCTCGCGCAGGGCGTGCGCGACATGGTGCGCATCAGCGACGCGCGAATGAGCGGCACGGCGTACGGAACGGTGATCCTGCACGTCGCCCCGGAGGCCGCGGCGGGTGGGCCGCTCGCGGTCATCCGCACCGGAGACCTCGTCACGGTCGACGTCGAGAATCGGATGCTGAATGTCGCCGTGAGCGATGAGGAGCTCGCCGAGCGTCGGGCGAGCGCGTCGACCGAAGCCGCCTACGCCGCCCCGGTGCGCGGCTGGGCCCGGCTGTACGTCGATCACGTCATGCAGGCCGACACCGGCGCGGATCTCGACTTCCTCGTCGGATCCAGCGGCCCGGACGTCGCACGCGAGTCGCACTGA